One window from the genome of Choloepus didactylus isolate mChoDid1 chromosome 2, mChoDid1.pri, whole genome shotgun sequence encodes:
- the LOC119516543 gene encoding DNA damage-regulated autophagy modulator protein 2-like yields the protein MLTLPYISDTGTAAPEKYLCGAMLNVTTVLCVATIYVLYKQVQAPNPEENHIIMLNKAGLVLRLLSCLGLSVVANFQKTTLFAAHVSGAVLTLGLGSLYMFVQTILSYQMQPQIHGKQVFWIRLLVAIWCGVSALSMLICSSLLYNGNFGTDTVQKLHWNPEDKGYVLHMITTAAEWSMSFSFFGFFLTYICDFQKISLRVEANLQGLTLYDTAPCPIKNEQTQLLSRDL from the exons ATGTTAA CTTTGCCTTATATCAGTGACACTGGTACAGCAGCTCCAGAAAAATACTTGTGTGGGGCAATGTTAAATGTCACCACAGTTTTATGCGTTGCTACCATTTATGTTCTTTATAAGCAAGTTCAAGCTCCGAATCCTGAAGAAAATCATATCATCATGTTAAACAAAGCTGGCCTTGTGCTTAGATTACTGAGTTGTTTGGGACTTTCTGTTGTGGCAAACTTCCAGAAAACAACCCTTTTTGCTGCACATGTAAGTGGAGCTGTACTCACTTTAGGTCTGGGTTCATTATATATGTTTGTTCAGACTATCCTTTCCTACCAAATGCAGCCCCAAATTCATGGCAAACAAGTCTTCTGGATCAGACTACTGGTGGCTATCTGGTGTGGAGTCAGTGCACTTAGCATGCTGATTTGCTCATCACTTTTGTACAATGGCAATTTTGGCACTGATACAGTACAGAAACTCCATTGGAACCCTGAGGACAAAGGTTATGTGCTTCACATGATCACTACTGCAGCAGAATGGTCcatgtcattttccttctttggTTTTTTCCTAACTTACATCTGTGATTTTCAGAAAATATCTTTACGAGTGGAAGCCAATTTACAAGGATTAACCCTCTATGACACTGCTCCTTGCcctattaaaaatgaacaaactcaaCTACTTTCCAGAGATTTATGA
- the LOC119526326 gene encoding UPF0235 protein C15orf40 gives MPKKAGATNKGKSQSKEPERPLPPSGPVAVDPKGCVTIAIHAKPGSKQNAITDLTPEAVNVAIAAPASEGEANAELCRYLSKVLELRKSDVVLDKGGKSREKVVKLLASTTPEEILEKLKKQAEDK, from the coding sequence ATGCCTAAGAAAGCTGGTGCGACGAACAAGGGTAAAAGCCAGAGCAAGGAACCAGAGAGACCACTTCCTCCCTCTGGTCCTGTGGCAGTTGATCCTAAAGGTTGCGTCACCATAGCCATCCATGCCAAACCTGGCTCCAAGCAAAACGCTATAACAGATTTGACACCTGAAGCCGTAAATGTAGCTATTGCAGCACCTGCCTCAGAAGGAGAGGCTAATGCAGAGCTCTGTCGATACCTTTCCAAAGTCTTAGAACTCAGGAAGAGTGATGTGGTTTTGGATAAGGGTGGTAAGTCACGTGAGAAAGTGGTGAAGCTTTTGGCCTCCACAACTCCAGAAGAGATCTTGGAGAAACTGAAAAAGCAAGCTGAAGACAAATAG